A DNA window from Halanaerobium saccharolyticum subsp. saccharolyticum DSM 6643 contains the following coding sequences:
- a CDS encoding ABC transporter substrate-binding protein, whose amino-acid sequence MINVGKKVLVLTLAFLFLMGGMSLAQDIPREETLVVSGAMWGPPSTWNVLIPNPTPGTGGLVYETMFSYNPIKDEYQPWLAESGEWVSDNEYVLNLREGINWHDGEEFNAEDVVFTYEIAKEGNVFYSPIWDWLESVKAEDNYTVRFTFSEPHYAEWDAELYERYIIPEHIWSEIPSDELITKTMKNPVGTGSYMAKEAGQDRMVWERNDDWWGNEVFGQPKPRYIVDLVNQSNNIIMGMLMKGELDLSNNFIPGIQRIKDQFGLKTWYNEEPYMLSFNTALMYMNTLKEPMDDKQFRRAMAFMVNQQNIVDRVYGGLVEAANPTGLFGEGWEAYLDEEVVENYGFEYNPTKAKALLDDAGYVDADGDGWRDMPNGDPLELKLMVPSGWTDWMEAIRSIASDAEEIGLNISPDFPDVSLFDNRRFTSDFDMMIGVFQTTLSSTPFDYWNGVANSNIDGEQINSGNWGAYDNPELFEKIDEFNMTRDESVKQELASEIQETLLKDMPSVPLWHNGLWAQQTTQYWTNWPNEDNPYGIPVSWGNFYQLGMIDTLIGIEPAK is encoded by the coding sequence ATGATTAATGTTGGTAAAAAAGTTTTAGTTTTGACTTTAGCGTTTTTATTTTTAATGGGAGGGATGTCTTTAGCTCAGGATATTCCCAGAGAAGAGACATTAGTAGTTTCTGGGGCAATGTGGGGACCTCCATCAACCTGGAACGTTTTAATTCCTAATCCTACTCCGGGTACTGGTGGTTTAGTTTATGAGACAATGTTTTCTTATAATCCGATAAAAGATGAATATCAGCCCTGGCTTGCAGAAAGTGGTGAATGGGTAAGTGACAACGAATACGTTCTTAATTTAAGAGAGGGTATTAACTGGCATGACGGTGAAGAATTTAATGCTGAAGATGTTGTATTTACTTATGAAATAGCGAAAGAGGGTAATGTTTTTTATTCTCCAATTTGGGACTGGTTGGAATCTGTTAAAGCAGAAGATAATTACACAGTAAGATTCACCTTCAGCGAACCTCATTATGCAGAATGGGATGCCGAACTTTATGAACGTTATATTATCCCAGAGCATATTTGGAGTGAGATTCCTAGTGATGAATTAATTACTAAGACTATGAAAAACCCAGTTGGTACAGGTTCTTATATGGCTAAAGAAGCCGGACAGGATAGAATGGTTTGGGAAAGAAATGATGACTGGTGGGGCAATGAAGTATTTGGCCAGCCTAAACCCAGATACATTGTAGACCTTGTAAACCAGAGTAACAACATTATTATGGGTATGTTAATGAAAGGTGAACTTGATTTAAGTAATAACTTTATTCCTGGAATTCAAAGAATAAAAGATCAATTTGGTTTAAAAACTTGGTATAACGAAGAACCCTATATGCTTTCCTTTAATACTGCTCTGATGTATATGAACACTTTAAAAGAGCCAATGGATGACAAGCAATTTAGAAGAGCGATGGCTTTTATGGTTAATCAGCAGAATATTGTAGATCGTGTTTATGGTGGTTTAGTAGAAGCAGCAAATCCTACCGGTTTATTCGGAGAAGGTTGGGAAGCTTATTTAGACGAAGAAGTAGTAGAAAATTATGGTTTTGAATATAATCCAACAAAAGCCAAAGCATTATTAGACGATGCTGGATATGTCGATGCTGATGGTGATGGCTGGAGAGATATGCCTAATGGTGATCCACTTGAATTGAAACTTATGGTTCCAAGTGGTTGGACTGACTGGATGGAAGCAATTCGATCTATTGCATCTGATGCAGAAGAGATTGGTTTAAACATTAGTCCTGATTTCCCAGATGTTTCTTTATTTGATAACAGACGTTTTACTAGTGATTTCGATATGATGATTGGTGTTTTCCAAACAACTTTATCTTCTACACCATTTGATTACTGGAATGGAGTAGCAAACAGTAATATTGATGGAGAACAAATTAATAGCGGTAACTGGGGAGCTTATGATAATCCTGAGTTATTCGAAAAAATTGACGAGTTTAATATGACACGTGATGAATCAGTTAAACAGGAATTAGCTTCTGAGATACAAGAAACTTTATTAAAAGATATGCCAAGTGTACCTCTCTGGCATAATGGTCTCTGGGCTCAACAAACAACTCAATACTGGACAAATTGGCCTAATGAAGATAACCCATATGGTATTCCAGTTAGCTGGGGTAATTTTTATCAATTAGGTATGATCGACACTTTAATTGGGATTGAGCCAGCTAAGTAA